A region of Culicoides brevitarsis isolate CSIRO-B50_1 chromosome 1, AGI_CSIRO_Cbre_v1, whole genome shotgun sequence DNA encodes the following proteins:
- the LOC134838135 gene encoding facilitated trehalose transporter Tret1-like, protein MGLKSKDNHVIYQSWAAFCANIPNIILGMSIAWNGVYLPKFQTEDSPLTVLTKSQIGMMAGIGAIGCVIGNLLSGWLSEMLGRKITLALVGIPQLLSWTMHLSNDFTLTVIGRCILGIVAGFSFVVTPVFVAEIADDEHRGFFGTFLSLACNTGILLGFILMNYLDYNQINFLMVGMSALYFIGILSIKESPVWYALKGRHEDAVKANFYYKGKADEMKEVADDVTTEVQKFSFKDFYAKETRKGVILSIILITFPLVSGTVVLVNYAVKIFDEASSHLSSIVSSIIVALIQLIGSYIATLLVERTGRKTLLIASSLGCFLSLTVMGSYYYLKNLDLDMKHFTIVPLLSFSVLVLFSAIGLAGVPFVVIAEIVPERMRGPMFTVCLVIFSGLGAIVMTYFIPLVSSVGMHGCIWLYAVCSIIACTITVLFIPETKKDVATTTIKA, encoded by the exons ATGGGATTAAAAAGCAAAGATAATCATGTTATTTACCAGAGTTGGGCTGCATTTTgtg CTAATATTCCGAACATTATCTTAGGCATGAGCATCGCTTGGAATGGCGTTTATTTACCGAAATTCCAAACAGAAGACTCTCCTTTAACCGTACTGACCAAATCCCAAATTGGCATGATGGCGGGCATCGGAGCCATTGGATGTGTCATCGGAAATTTGCTCAGTGGATGGTTATCGGAAATGCTCggaagaaaaataactttgGCTCTTGTTGGGATTCCTCAACTTTTAAGTTGGACGATGCATTTAAGTAACGATTTTACCTTAACCGTGATTGGAAGATGCATTTTGGGAATTGTTGCGGGGTTTAGTTTTGTCGTTACTCCCGTTTTTGTGGCAGAAATCGCAGATGATGA acatcGTGGATTTTTCGGCACATTTCTGTCGTTGGCTTGTAATACCGGCATTTTACTCGGATTTATTCTGATGAATTATTTAGATTACAAccaaattaactttttgatgGTTGGCATGTCGGCGCTTTATTTCATCGGAATTCTGTCGATAAAGGAGTCTCCGGTGTGGTATGCGTTGAAGGGGAGACACGAGGATGCGgtgaaagcaaatttttattacaaagggAAGGCAGATGAAATGAAAGAAGTTGCGGATGATGTGACGACGGAAGTGCAGAAGTTTtcgtttaaagattttt acgCTAAAGAAACCCGAAAAGgcgtaattttatcaataatccTCATAACTTTCCCTCTGGTATCGGGCACTGTTGTTCTCGTCAACTacgctgtcaaaattttcgacgAAGCCTCATCGCATCTTTCTTCCATCGTCTCATCAATAATTGTGGCTTTGATTCAACTCATCGGATCTTACATCGCAACTCTACTTGTGGAAAGAACAGGACGAAAAACCTTGTTGATCGCTTCCAGCCTCGGCTGTTTTTTGAGTTTAACCGTCATGGGCTCCTATTACTACTTAAAAAACCTCGATTTGGACATGAAACATTTCACCATTGTGCctcttttgtcattttccgTGTTGGTTCTTTTTTCGGCGATCGGATTGGCGGGAGTGCCATTTGTTGTAATTGCAGAAATTGTTCCCGAACGCATGAGAGGTCCCATGTTCACAGTTTGTCTCGTGATTTTCAGCGGATTGGGAGCAATTGTGATGACa tattttatccCGCTCGTGAGCAGCGTCGGCATGCATGGATGCATTTGGTTGTATGCGGTTTGCAGTATCATCGCGTGCACGATTACCGTGTTATTTATCCCGGAAACAAAGAAAGACGTTGCGACAACGACGATAAAAGCCTAA